A window from Deltaproteobacteria bacterium encodes these proteins:
- a CDS encoding tetratricopeptide repeat protein, translating into METPIVEMETENQRIMLEAGYLYLSMQRFKEAQAVFEGVSVLAPNSEVPLVGLGNVFFVQHKFEEAIRIYEKALKLVPDSAFALAYLGESLFFSGKSDKSRAMLNKASTLDPQGKSGDFARALLELVDKGFAPEPNNSK; encoded by the coding sequence GTGGAAACACCTATCGTTGAAATGGAAACCGAAAACCAACGTATCATGTTAGAGGCAGGCTATCTTTACCTGAGCATGCAACGCTTTAAAGAGGCCCAAGCCGTGTTTGAGGGGGTGAGTGTTTTAGCCCCCAATAGCGAGGTTCCACTAGTGGGTTTGGGCAATGTCTTTTTTGTTCAACATAAATTTGAAGAGGCCATTAGGATTTATGAGAAGGCCCTTAAATTGGTGCCGGATAGTGCCTTTGCCCTAGCTTATCTAGGGGAATCTTTATTTTTTTCAGGTAAATCTGATAAATCTCGTGCGATGTTAAACAAGGCCTCAACCCTTGATCCGCAAGGCAAATCAGGTGATTTTGCCAGGGCCTTGCTGGAGCTGGTAGACAAGGGATTTGCCCCAGAGCCAAACAATTCTAAATAA